Part of the Arthrobacter globiformis genome is shown below.
TGCCGCGGGGAGCATCCGGCCCGCCCACGTAAACTGGCAGCATGCGGTTGGTAGCGAGTGACATAGACGGAACGATCCTTGGGCACGACGGAAGAATCAGTGACCGCACCGTCCGCGCCTTCCACGCCTGCCGGAGGGCCGGCGTCGAACTCGTCTTTGTCACCGGCCGCCCGCCGCGCTGGCTGCATCCGCTCGAGGAGCAGTTGGGCCATACAGGCACGGTGATCTGTTCGAACGGCGCCGTGGTGTGGGACCTCGAGGCGGACAAAGTTGTCTCGGCGCAGACGATGGCCATCGACGACATCTTCGAAATCCGGCGGATCATCAAGGAAGTGCGCCCCACCGCCCTCTTCGCCGCCGAGACCCTCACTGGCTTCCACCTCGAGCCCGGCTTCATCGAAAATGGCTCAAGCGAGCTGCTCTCGGAATTCACCCCAGCTCCGCTGGCCTCGACGCTCACCGCGGAAGACGCCGTCGTCAAGTTCCTGGCAATCGTCCGTGAAGGCACGGCCGACGATTTCCTCGCGGAGGTGAGCCCCGCCGTCGGGAACCTCGCCTCGGTGACGCACTCGGCGCCCACCGTCGCCATGCTGGAGCTTGCCGTGCCGGGAATCAACAAGGCCGTCACCCTGGCCGACTACGCCGCCTCCCTGGGCATCGACGCCGCGGACGTTGTGGCGTTCGGCGACATGCCCAACGACATTGAGATGCTCCGCTGGGCCGGCCACGGCTACGCCATGGCCAGCGGGCACCCGGAAGCGATCCGAGCGGCCGGCCAGCAGGCGCCGCATTTTGACGACGACGGCGTGGCCCAGATTCTCGAGGAAAGGCTCGCCGCGCTGGGACTCCAGCTGCCGTAAGCCGGCCGTCGCCCGCCTGCCACCGAACTCCCCGCTGGCGGTCAACTTGCGTTCATGTCCGCCCCATAGGGTGTGCCCTGTTGGGTGAGTGACCGATAGGGGACATCGTGGCCAGGAAAAAGACCAAAAATGCTGCCGAGGCACCGGGATTCGATACCGGCAGCCCCGTAGAGCCGTCCGCTCACTGGTCGGCGCTTCGCGAGGGGGACCGGGTCAGCGTGCGGCTTGCGCCGGGGTTTGAAACCGGTGGCCGCGTTTCGGCCGTCACGCCGGACCGCACCGTGGTGTGGGTGGATCTCGACGGCGGCCGCGGCCGCACGCTGCTGCACTGCAGCGACGGTGTGGAAATCCTGCCCGCCTGAGGCTGGTCTAAGCTTCGGGGATGACGGGAACCCTGCCTTACTTCTCCGCTCCCGGCCCTGGACCAGGCCCTCACCCCGGGCCTGCTGCCGGGCCCGGGTTGGGTGGGCCGGGCTCGGCCAGGCCGGTGGCCATGGCCCACCGCGGATTTTCGCTGGCGGGGCTGGAAAACTCGCTGGCGGCGTTCCGCGCCGCCGTCGAGCTTGGCTATTCCCACCTGGAGACGGATGTCCACACCACGTCCGACGGCGAGCTGCTCCTCTTCCACGACAGCACCCTGGACCGGGTCACGGACGGCCACGGCAACATCCATGAACTCACCGCGGCAGAAGTGCGGCGGGCGCGGATCGGCGGGACGGAGCCCGTGCCCACGTTCGATGAACTTGTGGCGGCGTTTCCGGACGCGCGCTTGAATCTGGATGTCAAGGACTGGCACTCCGTGCCCAGCGTGGTGGCCGCGATCGAGCGCCACCAGGTCCACGACCGGGTGCTGATCGCCAGTTTCTCCGACCGCCGGCGCCGCGCGGTCCTGCAGCAGCTCAGCCGCAGGACCGCATCGTCGGCGGGGACCCGGGCGAACGCCCTCTTCCTGGTGCTGGGGCCACTGCTGTCCGTTCGCGCGCTGGCGTCCCCGGTGCGAGCGGTGCTGCGCTGGGCGCTCCGCGACGTCGATGCCCTGCAGGTGCCGGTCCGCTACCGGGCCGT
Proteins encoded:
- a CDS encoding glycerophosphodiester phosphodiesterase; protein product: MTGTLPYFSAPGPGPGPHPGPAAGPGLGGPGSARPVAMAHRGFSLAGLENSLAAFRAAVELGYSHLETDVHTTSDGELLLFHDSTLDRVTDGHGNIHELTAAEVRRARIGGTEPVPTFDELVAAFPDARLNLDVKDWHSVPSVVAAIERHQVHDRVLIASFSDRRRRAVLQQLSRRTASSAGTRANALFLVLGPLLSVRALASPVRAVLRWALRDVDALQVPVRYRAVPVVTPGFVRRAHELGLYVHVWTINDPAEMHRLLDLGVDGIVSDRADLLKEVLQARGQWG
- a CDS encoding HAD family hydrolase; the encoded protein is MRLVASDIDGTILGHDGRISDRTVRAFHACRRAGVELVFVTGRPPRWLHPLEEQLGHTGTVICSNGAVVWDLEADKVVSAQTMAIDDIFEIRRIIKEVRPTALFAAETLTGFHLEPGFIENGSSELLSEFTPAPLASTLTAEDAVVKFLAIVREGTADDFLAEVSPAVGNLASVTHSAPTVAMLELAVPGINKAVTLADYAASLGIDAADVVAFGDMPNDIEMLRWAGHGYAMASGHPEAIRAAGQQAPHFDDDGVAQILEERLAALGLQLP